A DNA window from Azotosporobacter soli contains the following coding sequences:
- a CDS encoding N-acetylmuramoyl-L-alanine amidase → MKVFLNPGHAPGGVPDPGAVNAALGLREADVVAAVGAAAAAYLRAAGCEVMVCQDDSLAQVTRQANAAAADLFVSIHCNSAGDQAARGTEVWYCDASAAGRELANCIQNQLVAALGLTDRGCKAAVPGVNGLYVLTRTAMPAVLAELAFLSNPEEAILLASAEKQKECAAALARGVTDYAARL, encoded by the coding sequence ATGAAAGTGTTTTTGAATCCCGGTCATGCGCCGGGCGGAGTGCCCGATCCGGGGGCAGTGAATGCGGCGCTTGGGCTGCGGGAGGCGGATGTGGTCGCGGCTGTCGGCGCGGCGGCTGCCGCTTATTTGCGGGCTGCCGGATGTGAAGTGATGGTCTGTCAGGATGATTCGTTGGCGCAGGTGACGAGGCAGGCGAATGCAGCGGCGGCGGATTTGTTTGTCAGCATTCATTGCAACAGCGCAGGCGATCAGGCGGCGCGAGGGACGGAGGTCTGGTATTGCGACGCTTCCGCTGCGGGAAGAGAACTGGCCAACTGCATCCAAAATCAACTGGTCGCGGCGCTGGGGTTGACGGATCGAGGCTGCAAAGCGGCCGTACCCGGCGTGAACGGTTTATATGTCTTAACGCGAACGGCTATGCCGGCGGTATTGGCCGAGCTCGCCTTTCTTTCAAATCCTGAGGAGGCAATACTCTTAGCGAGTGCCGAAAAGCAAAAGGAATGCGCGGCGGCGCTGGCGCGCGGCGTAACCGACTATGCGGCGCGGCTTTGA
- a CDS encoding Lrp/AsnC family transcriptional regulator: MKFDDIDFNILAELQKNSRVSIRELSKKINLSPPSVTERVRRLEDNGVIEGYTIKINKNKLGLTIKCIVEVTLKGSEYELAPSYIINYPKCEYCFRVAGESCFIVVLSLSSFSEAEDFIKEISPFAMTKTKFVFEQLNINEDIKKYFPK, from the coding sequence ATGAAATTTGATGATATTGATTTTAATATACTTGCTGAGCTTCAGAAAAACAGTAGGGTATCTATACGAGAATTGTCCAAAAAAATTAATTTATCTCCTCCCTCCGTAACTGAAAGGGTTAGACGATTAGAAGATAACGGAGTGATTGAGGGTTATACGATTAAGATAAACAAAAACAAATTAGGGTTAACGATAAAATGTATAGTGGAAGTAACTTTAAAAGGGAGTGAATATGAATTAGCCCCTTCCTATATCATTAATTATCCAAAGTGTGAATATTGTTTTAGAGTTGCAGGTGAATCTTGCTTTATCGTTGTGCTTTCATTATCATCATTTAGTGAAGCAGAAGATTTTATAAAAGAAATTTCCCCCTTTGCAATGACGAAAACAAAGTTTGTTTTTGAGCAATTGAATATTAATGAAGATATAAAAAAATACTTCCCGAAGTAA
- the rarD gene encoding EamA family transporter RarD, whose translation MKQDTASILAKPGLLSIVSAYILWGALPIYWKLLTTVPAMEVLAHRIVWSFFFLLILLLVSNSLATFRQEIRFLLAHPKHAAALFAASLLISANWLVYIWAVQSNRIVESSLGYYINPLVSIALGLLFLKERLTLWQGIGCLLALSGVLHMTWQLGSFPWISLFLAVSFGLYGLCKKVIQVGAVSGIALETLLVSPLALFYLTQLSQQETAAFSTQGTAILLLCIGTGAITATPLLLFASGVKQLPLKIVGFIQYLSPTLALMIGVFVYGEPFSFSHLISFAFIWSALLVVSLGETSAFQTFEKRFLRTAA comes from the coding sequence ATGAAACAAGATACCGCTTCAATTCTGGCCAAGCCAGGTTTATTATCGATCGTTAGCGCCTATATTCTCTGGGGCGCGTTGCCGATCTACTGGAAACTGCTGACGACCGTCCCGGCAATGGAAGTACTCGCGCATCGCATCGTCTGGTCGTTCTTCTTCCTGCTTATCTTGCTGCTCGTCAGCAATTCGCTGGCAACCTTTCGCCAGGAAATCCGCTTCCTCCTAGCGCATCCGAAACATGCGGCGGCGCTCTTTGCGGCCTCGCTTCTGATCAGCGCCAACTGGCTGGTCTATATCTGGGCCGTGCAGAGCAACCGCATCGTGGAATCGAGCCTCGGCTACTATATCAATCCGTTGGTCAGCATCGCCTTGGGCTTGCTTTTCCTGAAAGAGCGCTTGACGCTCTGGCAGGGCATCGGCTGTCTGCTTGCCCTGAGCGGCGTCCTGCACATGACCTGGCAGCTCGGTTCTTTCCCTTGGATCTCCCTTTTTCTTGCTGTTTCCTTCGGTTTGTACGGTTTGTGCAAGAAGGTCATCCAAGTCGGCGCCGTCAGCGGCATCGCCCTTGAGACGCTGTTGGTCTCGCCACTGGCGCTTTTTTATCTCACGCAGCTCAGCCAGCAGGAAACAGCCGCCTTCAGCACGCAGGGAACAGCAATCCTTCTTTTATGCATCGGTACCGGCGCGATCACGGCGACGCCGCTTCTTTTGTTCGCGAGCGGCGTCAAACAGCTGCCGCTCAAAATAGTCGGCTTCATTCAATATCTTTCGCCAACACTGGCGCTTATGATCGGGGTCTTCGTTTACGGCGAACCGTTCAGTTTCAGCCATCTGATATCCTTCGCCTTTATCTGGTCGGCTTTGCTCGTGGTTTCGCTCGGCGAAACAAGCGCCTTCCAGACGTTTGAAAAACGATTTTTACGCACGGCAGCCTAA
- a CDS encoding GGDEF domain-containing protein: MLDTKTMILMLALGNMVLFFNLSFFARWGKQTPGGEYWHWSKAAQACGWLCLFLRGTIPYGASFLLGNILLLSGFWLESIALRQQGNAKEGKTIILGGIGLLVGSVFYLYLAKIGPAISVAIVSLLSSLPYAYVGFELSKDWKSASRLRRFLAGVTLALSWIVLFRVVAVLINPFGLFANNAYQMVVFLAWYLLMLTTGFGFILLAKEKSDQRIVQMTITDPLTKILNRRGFEEVLQRSSAMANRKAKPFSLLLLDIDSLKLINDQHGRTTGDSVLETVAQVCRGLLREGDWVGRWGGDEFAVLLQDSEREQAKTAAKRILEAIRDHYVTRGDEKVSLTLSAGGATWHKGESYAMLLARADRALSRAQEEGCNCFAFDEENGAEKAAK, from the coding sequence ATGTTGGACACAAAAACGATGATTCTGATGTTGGCGCTAGGCAACATGGTTTTGTTTTTTAATCTGAGTTTTTTTGCCCGCTGGGGAAAACAAACGCCGGGCGGTGAATACTGGCATTGGTCAAAGGCGGCGCAGGCCTGCGGCTGGCTTTGTCTGTTCTTGCGCGGTACGATTCCCTACGGCGCTTCTTTTTTGCTGGGCAATATCCTGCTCTTGAGCGGTTTTTGGCTGGAAAGCATCGCACTGCGTCAGCAGGGAAATGCAAAAGAAGGAAAAACGATCATTCTTGGCGGGATCGGCTTGCTGGTCGGCAGCGTATTCTATCTTTATCTCGCAAAAATCGGGCCGGCGATCAGCGTCGCGATCGTTTCACTGCTCAGCAGCCTGCCCTATGCCTATGTCGGTTTTGAACTTTCTAAGGATTGGAAAAGTGCGAGTCGCCTGCGACGCTTCCTTGCCGGCGTGACGTTGGCGTTGTCATGGATTGTCCTGTTCCGTGTGGTCGCGGTGCTGATCAATCCCTTCGGCCTGTTCGCTAACAACGCCTACCAGATGGTGGTCTTTCTTGCCTGGTATCTCTTGATGCTGACGACCGGTTTCGGCTTCATCCTGCTGGCGAAAGAAAAAAGCGATCAACGCATCGTGCAAATGACGATTACCGATCCGCTGACCAAGATCTTGAACCGGCGCGGGTTTGAGGAAGTCCTGCAGCGTTCTTCCGCAATGGCGAATCGCAAGGCGAAGCCTTTTTCCCTCTTGCTGCTCGACATCGATTCGCTCAAGCTGATTAATGATCAGCATGGCCGGACGACGGGCGACAGCGTATTGGAAACGGTCGCTCAGGTGTGCCGCGGGCTGTTGCGTGAAGGCGACTGGGTCGGTCGCTGGGGCGGCGATGAGTTCGCCGTATTGCTGCAGGATTCGGAGCGTGAACAGGCGAAAACGGCAGCAAAGCGGATTTTAGAGGCGATTCGGGATCATTACGTTACGCGGGGAGACGAAAAGGTATCGCTGACGCTTAGCGCCGGAGGGGCGACCTGGCATAAAGGGGAATCGTACGCGATGCTGTTGGCGCGGGCAGATCGCGCCCTATCCAGGGCGCAGGAAGAAGGCTGCAACTGTTTCGCCTTTGATGAAGAAAACGGCGCGGAAAAGGCGGCTAAATAA
- a CDS encoding SEC-C metal-binding domain-containing protein, which translates to MGKKFDESEEEAMEEMMLTMLKKEAKKEAQRWTRRFSAKPDMKEVLAAMTKEELNERRKMLTLKGAATLKKDELVRVVAEAILERAEVLFELLDEKQHQWLRQICAAGGVVAIQEEEAEMHCLEWLYSIGWVAFGHVGDTRCVIMPSELMTVFQRVDGAELSRIAAQNSQWIILASGLVYYYGVLSPKEMVDRLTELTGDAVEEERLYAVIGINAAEGDWGIALEEDWFCDYRVWDPEAMRQEQKRYPDVTPYPFTYEQFYAAGQLHFVERNAPFENLVQLLEKEWRAEPDEAVEQVEEWVMMLRNGEEVGEVLAFIEESLVFPTRKLAKKMIDLLVALSNGTRQWALKGYAPQELRQLKNPDSNVVLLHKPTARQDQIGRNEPCPCGSGKKYKKCCAHKDELQ; encoded by the coding sequence ATGGGCAAGAAGTTTGATGAGTCCGAAGAAGAGGCAATGGAAGAGATGATGCTGACGATGTTGAAAAAGGAAGCCAAGAAAGAGGCGCAACGTTGGACGCGGCGTTTCAGCGCCAAACCGGATATGAAAGAAGTCTTGGCGGCAATGACGAAGGAAGAGCTGAATGAACGCAGGAAAATGCTGACGCTGAAAGGCGCGGCTACGCTAAAAAAGGACGAACTGGTCCGTGTCGTGGCGGAAGCGATTCTCGAACGCGCCGAAGTTCTCTTTGAACTGCTTGACGAAAAACAGCACCAATGGCTGCGCCAGATTTGCGCTGCAGGCGGCGTGGTCGCGATACAGGAAGAGGAGGCCGAGATGCACTGCCTGGAATGGCTTTACAGCATCGGCTGGGTCGCGTTCGGGCATGTCGGCGATACGCGCTGTGTGATTATGCCGAGCGAACTGATGACAGTATTTCAGCGCGTCGACGGCGCGGAACTGAGCAGGATTGCCGCGCAAAACTCGCAGTGGATCATCCTGGCCAGCGGTCTCGTTTATTATTACGGCGTCCTGTCGCCAAAAGAAATGGTTGATCGCCTGACGGAGCTGACCGGAGATGCGGTGGAAGAAGAGCGCCTCTATGCGGTGATCGGAATTAATGCCGCCGAAGGCGACTGGGGCATTGCGCTGGAAGAAGATTGGTTCTGCGACTATCGGGTCTGGGATCCGGAGGCGATGCGACAGGAACAGAAACGGTACCCGGATGTGACGCCGTACCCATTCACCTATGAGCAATTTTATGCGGCCGGGCAACTTCATTTTGTCGAACGCAATGCGCCCTTTGAAAACCTCGTTCAATTGCTGGAAAAAGAGTGGCGGGCGGAACCGGACGAAGCGGTCGAACAGGTCGAAGAGTGGGTCATGATGCTGCGAAACGGCGAGGAAGTCGGCGAAGTCCTTGCATTTATTGAAGAGTCGCTGGTGTTTCCGACGCGCAAGCTGGCCAAGAAAATGATTGACCTGCTGGTGGCGCTTTCAAACGGTACGCGCCAGTGGGCGCTTAAAGGATATGCGCCGCAGGAACTGCGTCAATTGAAAAATCCGGACAGCAATGTGGTGCTGCTGCATAAACCGACGGCGCGCCAGGATCAGATCGGACGCAATGAACCCTGTCCGTGCGGCAGCGGCAAGAAATATAAAAAATGCTGCGCGCATAAAGACGAATTGCAATAA
- a CDS encoding alpha/beta hydrolase, whose amino-acid sequence MECIVKGLKLHYQCHGEGEPILLLHGFYPDHRLMAGCMEPVLHENGYKRIYLDLPGMGQSESASWLKSADEMLEIVLAFIERLLPGEDFLLAGESYGGYLARGIVRRLEKRVTGLFLLCPCIVAQSERRTLPPHAVLRRDAALLAQLPPEDMPGYAAMAVVQSKETWRRYEKEVLPGLKLADADFLKRFEVQGYAFSFPVDQGVRYQKPTLILTGRQDDCVGYQDAWQLLEQYPRATFAVLDRAGHNAQIEQPELFNALLKEWLARVQEGQLDI is encoded by the coding sequence GTGGAATGCATCGTTAAAGGTTTGAAATTACATTATCAATGCCATGGTGAAGGGGAACCGATCCTGCTTTTACACGGATTTTATCCGGATCATCGCCTGATGGCGGGCTGCATGGAACCCGTACTGCATGAAAACGGCTATAAACGGATTTACCTCGATCTGCCGGGTATGGGACAAAGCGAGAGCGCATCTTGGCTCAAAAGTGCGGATGAGATGCTGGAAATCGTACTCGCCTTCATTGAACGGCTGCTCCCCGGCGAAGATTTTCTCTTGGCCGGCGAGTCATATGGCGGCTATCTGGCGCGCGGCATCGTCCGGCGGTTGGAAAAACGGGTGACGGGATTGTTTCTGCTTTGTCCCTGCATCGTTGCGCAATCTGAGCGGCGTACCTTGCCGCCGCATGCGGTGCTGCGCCGCGATGCGGCGTTGCTCGCGCAATTGCCGCCCGAAGATATGCCGGGCTATGCCGCGATGGCGGTGGTGCAGAGCAAAGAGACCTGGCGGCGCTACGAAAAAGAAGTGTTGCCGGGTCTGAAACTGGCGGACGCTGATTTCCTAAAACGCTTTGAAGTGCAGGGCTATGCGTTTTCCTTTCCGGTCGATCAAGGCGTCCGCTATCAAAAACCGACGCTGATCCTGACCGGAAGGCAGGATGACTGCGTCGGATATCAAGATGCATGGCAGCTACTGGAACAATATCCGCGCGCGACATTTGCCGTGCTTGACCGAGCCGGACACAACGCGCAGATCGAACAGCCGGAACTCTTCAACGCGCTGCTGAAAGAATGGTTGGCGCGCGTGCAGGAAGGACAGCTGGACATCTAA